DNA from Plasmodium falciparum 3D7 genome assembly, chromosome: 8:
aaaaataaatgcaaaaaaatcattttatTAATCATGTTTTATTCATAAGGGAAAAATATCTTTATCATGAATCTAAACGTTAATATAGAAACTGTAGGGAAATTATCAGAGCATAAAggtatacaaaatatactcatatattaaaaatttatttgtaaataaaattaatgttCATCCttataacaattttttttctatgtggggaaaatgaaagaagaaaaaatcataatatatatatgtatatatttttttttctgaggATAATATGGCCCATTGTTATTCCCCTTGCGATTAAAATATTGAATATTAagtttatcatatatatgttatgtgtcatatatacatatatatattatattattttattttctattcaGCGTgtattacaaaaataatatttagcgatgatgaaaattatattcttAGCTCAAGCCTAGATAATAAAGTGTGTCTATGGAATGTAAACACTCATTTACATATCAACACTTATAAaggtatattttataaaaattttatgacATTAAAACAACAAAtctaattataaaatatttgtatatgtatttttttcatttatttacatattattagaTGTTCATAAAAAGGGAATAAATGACATAGCTCTTTTTCGTGACAACACGAAATTTTTTTCAGCAGGTACAAAAGGGTTTctaccatatatatatatatgacacgtatattatattatattatattatattatatatatatatatatatatattttttttttttttatttttctaagggaatgatttatatgtttatttgtgGGATACGCTATCAAACAAGATATTGAACAGGATTAACGTAAAtggttataaaaaaaaataaatataaatattttcgtACATTATAAgcttgattatatatatgtatatattttttatgtagacaaaataaatgtaataagATTAAGTACGAATGAAAAATTACTCTTCTGCAGTAAAAATAATGCCGTTAATATTTATGACTTTAGAGAAAGggatttcaaaaaaaaaaataatccaTTACAAATATTTAATGAAGCAAAAGATTGGATATCAgagtaattaaaaaataaataattatataattgaataatataatattctcatatatacatgtatatgcgtgtttttttttttttttttttctcttataTCAGTTTTATTGTTGACGATTTTGAAGTATACACATGCAGCATCGATAATATACTTAGAATTTACGACTTAAGGATGGGGAAATTAATGAGTTATGATATGAAATCATCAATTTTAAGTATTGACATAACAAATGACAAGAATTATTTTTGTGTCAATTTGATTGACAATACTATAAAACTCGTGGAGAAAAATAGtggtaataaataaataaataaatatatatatatatatatatatatatatatatatatatatatatatacatatatatatatatttttttttttataattctgtAGGAACCGTTCTAGGGTTATATAAAGgagatataaataacaaacataaaagaaatatcaaGTTGGACAcgaaaaacaaatatattttttcctgtTCACATAAAAACGAAATAGTAGTTTACGATATTGTCAGAAGTAATACAATTAACAACacaattttttatgaaaatttaGAGTATGAAGAAGATCTTgacatttataaaaatacttATTTTCAATTAAATATAGGTAAACCAACCTACTATTtaaatgttaataaaaatattctcccagaaaattcatatatcgatagagaaaaatataaatctattttaaataaatacaaatactatggaaaaaaaaaaaaagatattgaTTCTTCAGATAAAgattttcaaaatattaataataaattggtATGTGGTGACATAGATGgtaacatacatatattgcAGTTATATTACACTTAGCATTATCAAATGTTTACACGGAAGAATTATTAGTAgcatatgtataaatatatatatatatatatatatatatatatatgtatgtgcttgtttttttaattttatttttttggtttccttttttttatttattctaaaaatatacacacaacaacaaacaaacaaaaaaaaaaaaaaaaaaaaaaaaaagtttcttttaattttatatttataatatattcatatataataataacaaatagcTACTTCTTATTTTATTGCTATGACatgttcatataaaaaaaataaacatattagccagttttcattttattattatgacctgttcatataaaaaaaaaaaaaaaaaaaaaaaaaaaaatagctaCTTTgtactttatttttataacttgttcaaataaaaaaataagctAGTCTTTTATGTATGCTCCACTAaaattttttgatttatttatctataaAAAAACGACAAGTCAGGAAAGAAaatggagaaaaaaaataaaaaataaaatacataatatatatatatatatatatatatatatatattatatgtgtttataatttttaagatgcataatgaaaaaatatgcctttatataatatagggGAAAAAAGAGAAACCTATAAATTTgtctttacatatataaacaaaaaaa
Protein-coding regions in this window:
- a CDS encoding mitogen-activated protein kinase organizer 1, putative, encoding MNLNVNIETVGKLSEHKACITKIIFSDDENYILSSSLDNKVCLWNVNTHLHINTYKDVHKKGINDIALFRDNTKFFSAGNDLYVYLWDTLSNKILNRINVNDKINVIRLSTNEKLLFCSKNNAVNIYDFRERDFKKKNNPLQIFNEAKDWISDFIVDDFEVYTCSIDNILRIYDLRMGKLMSYDMKSSILSIDITNDKNYFCVNLIDNTIKLVEKNSGTVLGLYKGDINNKHKRNIKLDTKNKYIFSCSHKNEIVVYDIVRSNTINNTIFYENLEYEEDLDIYKNTYFQLNIGKPTYYLNVNKNILPENSYIDREKYKSILNKYKYYGKKKKDIDSSDKDFQNINNKLVCGDIDGNIHILQLYYT